The following coding sequences are from one Acidobacteriota bacterium window:
- a CDS encoding phospho-N-acetylmuramoyl-pentapeptide-transferase, with product MIPWLLHPFFGKVPVLGVFRYITFRAANAALMALLLSVFLGPGLIRWLRSRQIGQSIREEGPKAHQAKAGTPTMGGVLIVLAIVVPTFLFADLTNRYVWVALGATVLAMAIGVGDDWRKVSRKQNRGLTGRQKLVLQAVIGLAVGWAAVNAFEGRVDATHVAFPFLKNVHPDLGAFYVLFAAVVVVGSSNAVNLTDGLDGLAIGATLVASGTFAILAYIAGNARAATYLLVPYVPGTGELAVFCAAIVGASLGFLWFNAHPAEVFMGDTGSLALGAALGTVAVLIKQEVLLVLVGGLFVVEAVSVILQVGSFKLTGKRIFRMAPLHHHFELLGWAESKVIIRFWIVAILFALVALGSLKLR from the coding sequence ATGATCCCGTGGCTGCTCCACCCGTTCTTCGGAAAGGTGCCGGTTCTCGGCGTCTTCCGGTACATCACGTTCCGCGCGGCGAACGCGGCGCTCATGGCGCTTCTCCTCTCCGTGTTCCTCGGCCCCGGTCTCATCCGGTGGCTGCGCTCGCGGCAGATCGGCCAGTCCATCCGCGAGGAGGGCCCGAAGGCTCATCAGGCCAAGGCGGGCACGCCGACGATGGGCGGCGTCCTCATCGTCCTCGCGATCGTCGTCCCGACGTTTCTCTTCGCGGACCTGACGAACCGCTACGTCTGGGTCGCGCTCGGCGCGACCGTTCTCGCGATGGCGATCGGCGTCGGAGACGACTGGCGCAAGGTGTCGCGCAAGCAGAACCGCGGCCTCACGGGGCGCCAGAAACTCGTCCTGCAGGCCGTGATCGGCCTCGCGGTCGGCTGGGCGGCCGTGAATGCCTTCGAAGGCCGCGTCGACGCGACGCACGTGGCGTTCCCGTTCCTCAAGAACGTCCACCCGGACCTCGGCGCTTTCTACGTGCTCTTCGCCGCCGTCGTCGTCGTCGGGTCCTCGAACGCCGTGAACCTCACGGACGGCCTCGACGGCCTCGCGATCGGCGCGACCCTGGTCGCTTCCGGGACGTTCGCGATCCTCGCGTACATCGCGGGCAACGCGCGCGCCGCGACGTACCTCCTCGTCCCGTACGTGCCCGGCACGGGCGAGCTCGCGGTCTTCTGCGCCGCGATCGTCGGCGCCTCGCTGGGCTTTCTCTGGTTCAACGCGCACCCCGCCGAGGTCTTCATGGGCGACACGGGCTCGCTCGCCCTCGGCGCCGCGCTCGGGACCGTCGCCGTCCTCATCAAGCAGGAGGTCCTGCTCGTCCTCGTCGGCGGGCTCTTCGTCGTCGAGGCGGTGTCCGTCATCCTGCAGGTGGGCTCCTTCAAGCTCACGGGCAAGCGCATCTTCCGGATGGCGCCGCTCCACCACCACTTCGAGCTGCTCGGCTGGGCGGAGTCGAAGGTCATCATCCGTTTCTGGATCGTCGCGATCCTCTTCGCGCTCGTCGCGCTCGGATCGCTGAAGCTGCGATGA
- a CDS encoding sulfatase-like hydrolase/transferase translates to MRSRGAFTGILLTLFFARAASLVLHFVLAAPSGARVAEHPLQLLPAALAGEIGTLAALGALAGVVSWLSTRAGLLFLAGGGVFLLFLSQLDLELVRWTGEHLNPQWIGAYNLLAHRRLLVDVVFGDTLALGAAVLLVALPAGVILALARRRGPERAAPLAVAFLAALSCGALTFESALAPTRLALRRARPVLVGLVSESVAALGDAPSPREVRAGIASLHRFLNRPPRWFPDAGYPVWHPAPAEAASVAAFRARPLEKRPDVLLVVLESARGWETDVRRPGVESRIPEIHRLWKERGVAFPVCIASGYPSVEGRGGILLGVAGHPSGILLYNARELNVLSIGELLAKAGYARELVAATSPAFERMEYWYARWFDAVRYDAADTTDEDLARRTIERLESRREAPLFLTLFTIATHPPVYRPPGSDPKTPRESYLAALGYTDRMLGRIFESLRRTPRGRDTIVVVVGDHSTTNLWQSIRLPRLGTPNAGENWTTLVVAAPGLPAGTVREDLSSQLDVGPTLLGLLGLDLSNHFFGRDLFEKPAPAPQGVLALRLRGLAAFEGPFLLQTRLDDPSFVQKWRWEDYETAPDEENGGYHHGTPQEMTAADRVRIDELKTMARAWGAVLDGNRVMPPGMNRPSGGAARAATPAP, encoded by the coding sequence ATGAGGAGCCGAGGGGCCTTCACCGGCATCCTGCTGACCCTCTTCTTCGCGCGGGCCGCGTCGCTCGTCCTCCACTTCGTCCTCGCCGCGCCCTCCGGCGCGCGCGTCGCCGAGCACCCGCTCCAGCTCCTCCCGGCCGCGCTCGCGGGCGAGATCGGGACGCTCGCGGCGCTCGGCGCGCTCGCCGGCGTCGTGTCGTGGCTCTCCACGCGGGCGGGTCTGCTGTTCCTCGCCGGCGGCGGCGTCTTCCTCCTCTTCCTCTCGCAGCTCGACCTCGAGCTCGTGCGCTGGACGGGCGAGCACCTCAACCCCCAGTGGATCGGCGCGTACAACCTCCTCGCGCACCGGCGGCTCCTCGTGGACGTCGTCTTCGGCGATACGCTCGCGCTCGGCGCGGCCGTCCTCCTCGTCGCGCTTCCGGCCGGGGTCATCCTCGCGCTCGCCCGGAGGCGGGGGCCCGAGCGCGCCGCGCCTCTCGCGGTCGCGTTCCTCGCGGCGCTCTCGTGCGGCGCGCTCACGTTTGAGAGCGCCCTCGCGCCCACGAGGCTCGCCCTGCGGCGCGCCCGGCCCGTCCTCGTCGGGCTCGTCTCCGAATCCGTCGCGGCCCTGGGGGACGCGCCCTCGCCGCGGGAGGTCCGCGCGGGGATCGCGTCGCTGCACCGCTTCCTGAACCGGCCGCCGCGGTGGTTCCCCGACGCGGGCTACCCGGTCTGGCACCCCGCGCCGGCCGAGGCGGCGTCCGTCGCGGCGTTCCGTGCGCGGCCGCTCGAGAAGAGGCCGGACGTCCTCCTCGTGGTCCTCGAGTCCGCGCGCGGCTGGGAGACCGACGTGCGGCGGCCCGGGGTGGAATCGCGCATTCCGGAGATTCACCGGCTCTGGAAGGAGCGCGGCGTCGCGTTCCCGGTCTGCATCGCCTCGGGCTATCCGTCGGTGGAGGGCCGCGGCGGCATCCTGCTCGGGGTCGCGGGCCACCCGTCCGGCATCCTTCTCTACAACGCGCGCGAGCTCAACGTCCTCTCGATCGGAGAGCTCCTCGCGAAGGCCGGTTACGCACGCGAGCTCGTGGCCGCGACGAGCCCCGCGTTCGAGAGGATGGAGTACTGGTACGCGCGCTGGTTCGACGCCGTGCGCTACGACGCGGCGGACACGACGGACGAGGACCTGGCGCGGCGGACGATCGAGCGTCTCGAATCCCGGCGCGAGGCGCCGCTCTTCCTCACGCTCTTCACGATCGCGACGCACCCGCCCGTCTACCGGCCGCCCGGCTCGGACCCGAAGACGCCGCGCGAGTCGTACCTGGCGGCGCTCGGCTACACCGACCGCATGCTCGGCCGGATCTTCGAGAGCCTGCGGCGGACGCCGCGGGGGCGGGACACGATCGTCGTCGTCGTCGGCGACCACTCCACGACGAACCTCTGGCAGTCGATCCGCCTGCCGCGCCTCGGGACGCCGAACGCGGGCGAGAACTGGACGACGCTCGTCGTCGCGGCGCCGGGTCTGCCGGCGGGCACCGTGCGCGAGGACCTCTCCTCGCAGCTCGACGTCGGGCCGACGCTGCTCGGCCTCCTCGGCCTCGACCTCTCGAACCACTTCTTCGGGCGGGACCTCTTCGAGAAGCCCGCGCCGGCGCCGCAGGGCGTCCTCGCGCTGCGCCTGCGCGGCCTCGCGGCGTTCGAGGGGCCGTTCCTCCTGCAGACGCGGCTCGACGACCCGTCGTTCGTCCAGAAGTGGCGCTGGGAAGACTACGAGACCGCGCCGGACGAGGAGAACGGCGGATACCACCACGGCACGCCGCAGGAGATGACCGCGGCCGACCGCGTGCGGATCGACGAGCTCAAGACGATGGCGCGCGCTTGGGGCGCCGTCCTCGACGGCAACCGCGTCATGCCGCCGGGGATGAACCGGCCTTCCGGCGGCGCCGCTCGCGCAGCCACGCCCGCGCCTTGA
- the ftsZ gene encoding cell division protein FtsZ: MILFDDDDAGSKRTSRTITFSEDNAPPARIKVVGVGGGGGNAVNRMIQAGIKGIEFVAANTDLQVLKVNRAATKLQLGITTSRGMGAGSNPDVGRNAALEDAERITEVLAGSDMVFVTAGMGGGTGTGAAPVVARLASEAGALVVAIVSKPFAFEGRRKLRYAEDGIAELREYVDTLITIPNERLYSFVDRNVTTWEAFRIADDVLRQAVQGISDLITVPGIVNLDFADVKTVMENMGMALMGTGTASGEHRAVEAAQRAISNPLLEEQSIQGARAILINVTGGEDLTLAEVNEACAIIQQAADEEANVIFGLVQDKDMKDEVKISVIATGFDAPAALASRREASLPVSPSGARGAAPERPRPGAEPAMPPTPEDQGYGVNLINMRDPREDIFDIPTFLRRQMD; encoded by the coding sequence ATGATCCTATTCGACGACGACGACGCCGGCTCCAAGCGCACGTCGCGGACGATCACGTTCAGCGAGGACAACGCTCCTCCCGCCCGCATCAAGGTCGTCGGCGTGGGCGGCGGCGGCGGCAACGCCGTCAACCGGATGATCCAGGCGGGGATCAAGGGGATCGAGTTCGTCGCCGCGAACACGGACCTGCAGGTCCTGAAGGTGAACCGGGCGGCGACGAAGCTCCAGCTCGGGATCACGACGTCCCGCGGCATGGGCGCCGGCTCGAATCCGGACGTCGGCCGCAACGCGGCCCTCGAGGACGCCGAGAGGATCACGGAGGTCCTCGCGGGTTCGGACATGGTCTTCGTGACCGCCGGAATGGGCGGCGGGACGGGGACGGGCGCCGCGCCGGTCGTCGCGCGGCTCGCCTCGGAGGCCGGGGCGCTCGTCGTCGCCATCGTCTCGAAGCCCTTCGCGTTCGAGGGGCGCCGCAAGCTCCGCTACGCCGAGGACGGCATCGCCGAGCTGCGCGAGTACGTCGACACGCTCATCACGATCCCGAACGAGCGCCTCTACTCGTTCGTCGACCGAAACGTCACGACCTGGGAGGCCTTCCGCATCGCGGACGACGTCCTCAGGCAGGCCGTCCAGGGGATCAGCGACCTCATCACGGTGCCCGGCATCGTGAACCTCGACTTCGCCGACGTGAAGACCGTCATGGAGAACATGGGCATGGCGCTCATGGGCACGGGCACGGCCTCGGGCGAACACCGCGCCGTCGAGGCCGCGCAGCGCGCGATCTCGAACCCGCTCCTCGAGGAACAGTCCATCCAGGGGGCCCGCGCGATCCTCATCAACGTGACCGGCGGCGAGGACCTCACGCTCGCCGAGGTCAACGAGGCCTGCGCGATCATTCAGCAGGCCGCCGACGAGGAGGCGAACGTCATCTTCGGCCTCGTGCAGGACAAGGACATGAAGGACGAGGTCAAGATCAGCGTGATCGCGACGGGCTTCGACGCGCCCGCCGCGCTCGCCTCGCGCCGCGAGGCCTCGCTGCCCGTCAGTCCGTCCGGGGCCCGCGGCGCCGCGCCGGAACGGCCGCGGCCGGGCGCCGAGCCCGCGATGCCTCCGACTCCCGAGGACCAGGGCTACGGCGTGAACCTCATCAACATGCGGGACCCGCGCGAGGACATCTTCGACATCCCGACGTTCCTCCGACGTCAAATGGACTGA
- the ftsW gene encoding putative lipid II flippase FtsW codes for MAKKLASDRLLFGSVLLLVGTGLLMIYSASSLQATLASASAPAGPYFFVLKQTVAVAVGAVLAFAAMSIDYRRLNDPRLIAVLLAVLAVALVAVLFRAPVNGARRWLALGFMSVQPSEFMKVGLVIALAALLSRREGEMHLPTRTLLPVLGLVVAPAGLVLLEPDFGTAFTYFIVAGAMLFFAGLPFRWFFGSALLLVPTLSAWVLSAQYRRDRLTAFLHPELDPLGKGFHAIQSLIAVGTGGVTGLGLGEGKQKLFFLPYPYTDFIFAIVGEELGLIGCVAVLALFGLVFARGVRAAVNAPDSFGRLLGIGLSVMIVAQALINISVVLSLLPTKGIPLPFLSYGGSALWADLLAVGILLNLSQHAS; via the coding sequence ATGGCCAAGAAGCTGGCCTCCGACCGCCTCCTCTTCGGGTCGGTCCTCCTGCTCGTGGGGACGGGCCTTCTCATGATCTACAGCGCGTCGTCGCTGCAGGCCACCCTCGCGTCGGCGTCCGCCCCGGCGGGCCCGTATTTCTTCGTCCTCAAGCAGACGGTCGCCGTCGCGGTCGGAGCGGTTCTCGCGTTCGCGGCGATGTCCATCGACTACCGTCGCCTCAACGACCCGCGTCTCATCGCCGTCCTCCTCGCGGTCCTCGCGGTCGCCCTCGTGGCGGTGCTGTTCCGCGCGCCGGTGAACGGCGCGCGCCGCTGGCTCGCGCTCGGCTTCATGTCGGTGCAGCCGTCGGAGTTCATGAAGGTCGGCCTCGTGATCGCGCTCGCGGCCCTCCTCTCGCGTCGCGAGGGCGAGATGCACCTGCCGACGCGGACCCTGCTGCCCGTGCTCGGTCTCGTCGTCGCCCCGGCGGGCCTCGTCCTTCTCGAGCCGGACTTCGGAACCGCGTTCACGTACTTCATCGTCGCGGGCGCGATGCTGTTCTTCGCGGGCCTCCCGTTCCGGTGGTTCTTCGGCTCGGCGCTCCTCCTCGTCCCGACGCTCTCGGCGTGGGTCCTCTCCGCGCAGTACCGCCGCGACCGACTCACCGCCTTCCTGCACCCGGAGCTGGACCCGCTCGGCAAGGGCTTCCACGCGATCCAGTCCCTCATCGCGGTCGGGACGGGCGGCGTCACGGGCCTCGGCCTCGGCGAGGGCAAGCAGAAGCTGTTCTTCCTGCCGTACCCCTACACGGACTTCATCTTCGCGATCGTCGGCGAGGAGCTCGGCCTCATCGGGTGCGTCGCCGTGCTCGCGCTCTTCGGCCTCGTCTTCGCGCGCGGCGTGCGCGCCGCGGTGAACGCGCCCGACTCGTTCGGACGCCTTCTCGGCATCGGCCTCTCGGTGATGATCGTCGCGCAGGCGCTCATCAACATCTCCGTCGTCCTCTCCCTCCTGCCCACCAAGGGAATCCCGCTGCCGTTCCTCTCGTACGGCGGGTCGGCGCTCTGGGCCGACCTCCTCGCCGTCGGGATCCTCCTCAACCTCTCGCAGCACGCGTCATGA
- the ftsA gene encoding cell division protein FtsA, with the protein MPKTTPYLVSLDIGSTKVCALIAESDAAGKIDIIGKGTAAHKGARKGAIIDVPATVDAIKRATEEAEIMAGAQIERAVVGVAGPQVKSFNSRQVVAVAAKNREISREDIQRSLDAARSVPIPSEFEILHVLPREFVVDGQDGVADPLGMVGSRLEADVHVVTVPVATTQNLLNCVNRAGVEVIEMVLEPLAASEAVLTADERELGVVLADIGGGTTEIAVWRHGTLAHTSVLPVGGDHFTNDLAVVLKTPVPDAERLKRKHGAALAALVNESDSIDVPLTGGRGVHPVKRREIAEILQPRAEELLTLLWEESVREVPAGELRAGLVLTGGGSELDGLLEVAEQVLGIAVRRGVPRGLGGLTDIVASPEWACAAGLLLYGRGAAATARRRNRGASPGFLDKIKGSFRNLFPSSTAL; encoded by the coding sequence ATGCCAAAGACCACGCCGTACCTCGTCAGCCTCGACATCGGATCGACGAAGGTGTGCGCCCTCATCGCCGAGTCGGATGCGGCCGGAAAGATCGACATCATCGGGAAGGGCACCGCCGCCCACAAGGGCGCGCGCAAGGGCGCGATCATCGACGTGCCGGCCACCGTGGACGCGATCAAGCGCGCGACGGAGGAGGCCGAGATCATGGCGGGCGCGCAGATCGAGCGCGCCGTCGTGGGCGTCGCGGGCCCGCAGGTCAAGTCGTTCAACAGCCGGCAGGTCGTCGCGGTCGCCGCCAAGAACCGCGAGATCTCGCGCGAGGACATCCAGCGCTCGCTCGACGCGGCCCGGTCCGTGCCGATTCCCTCGGAGTTCGAGATCCTCCACGTCCTCCCGCGCGAGTTCGTCGTCGACGGCCAGGACGGCGTGGCCGACCCGCTCGGCATGGTCGGGAGCCGGCTGGAGGCCGACGTCCACGTCGTGACGGTCCCCGTCGCCACGACGCAGAATCTCCTGAACTGCGTCAACCGCGCGGGCGTCGAGGTCATCGAGATGGTCCTCGAGCCTCTCGCGGCAAGCGAGGCCGTCCTCACGGCCGACGAGCGCGAGCTCGGCGTCGTCCTCGCCGACATCGGCGGCGGCACGACGGAGATCGCCGTCTGGCGCCACGGGACTCTCGCGCACACGTCCGTCCTGCCCGTCGGGGGAGACCACTTCACGAACGACCTCGCGGTCGTCCTCAAGACGCCCGTGCCCGACGCCGAGCGCCTCAAGAGGAAGCACGGCGCCGCCCTTGCGGCGCTCGTGAACGAATCCGACTCGATCGACGTGCCGCTCACGGGCGGCCGGGGCGTCCACCCGGTCAAGCGCCGCGAGATCGCCGAGATCCTGCAGCCGCGCGCCGAGGAGCTCCTCACGCTCCTGTGGGAGGAGTCCGTCCGCGAGGTGCCCGCCGGCGAGCTGCGCGCCGGGCTCGTCCTGACCGGCGGCGGCTCGGAGCTCGACGGCCTCCTCGAGGTCGCCGAGCAGGTTCTCGGGATCGCGGTCCGCCGGGGCGTCCCGCGCGGGCTCGGCGGCCTGACGGACATCGTCGCGTCGCCCGAGTGGGCCTGCGCCGCGGGGCTCCTGCTCTACGGGCGCGGCGCCGCGGCCACGGCCCGGCGGCGCAACCGCGGCGCGTCGCCCGGATTCCTCGACAAGATCAAAGGCAGCTTCCGAAACCTGTTCCCCTCATCCACCGCTCTGTGA
- the murD gene encoding UDP-N-acetylmuramoyl-L-alanine--D-glutamate ligase → MSVDVGPDLPEIRTAAVFGLARSGRAAVTALAERGVAVIGTDTKDAAGLGDLPALDGVRWELGSHPLSLLDGVDLVVVSPGIPLTLPVFDAARARAIPVVSEVELASRLLPGVVVGITGTNGKSTTTALTAALLRAAGHAAIACGNYGTPWISFATKAGANGNGSAPKTWVVELSSFQLEGIRRFAPDVAVHLNLTPDHLDRYRSMDDYGAAKARIFENQREAQVAVLNADDPLVARIRPRARRFEFSRAAQPALGAWLKDDLFVGDVNGKGPRVIAKRSDLALPGAHNVENALAALAATLPLGVTPESAVETFRGFRGLPHRTALVRTLGGVTWWNDSKGTNVDATLKSLEGFDDARVHLILGGKDKGDDFGRLAPLAAKKARTILAIGKAGPAVAKALAAVPGVDVVLAGTLEKAVEEAARRAGAGDAVLLSPACASFDQFRNFEHRGDVFEELVRALPELAGRER, encoded by the coding sequence ATGAGCGTCGACGTCGGTCCCGACCTGCCCGAGATCCGCACCGCGGCCGTCTTCGGCCTCGCGCGCTCCGGCCGGGCCGCGGTCACGGCGCTCGCCGAGCGCGGCGTCGCCGTCATCGGCACGGACACGAAGGACGCGGCCGGGCTGGGCGACCTTCCCGCGCTCGACGGCGTGCGCTGGGAGCTCGGCTCTCACCCCCTCTCGCTCCTCGACGGCGTCGACCTCGTCGTGGTCTCGCCCGGGATCCCGCTCACGCTGCCGGTCTTCGACGCCGCGCGCGCACGGGCGATTCCCGTCGTCTCCGAGGTCGAGCTCGCCTCGCGCCTCCTTCCGGGGGTCGTCGTCGGGATCACGGGCACGAACGGCAAGTCCACGACGACCGCGCTCACGGCGGCTCTCCTGAGGGCCGCGGGCCACGCGGCGATCGCGTGTGGAAACTACGGGACACCCTGGATCTCGTTCGCGACGAAGGCGGGCGCGAACGGCAACGGGTCGGCCCCGAAGACGTGGGTCGTCGAGCTGTCGTCCTTCCAGCTGGAGGGCATCCGGCGCTTCGCGCCCGACGTGGCCGTCCACCTGAACCTCACGCCGGACCACCTCGACCGGTACCGTTCGATGGACGACTACGGCGCCGCGAAGGCGCGGATCTTCGAGAACCAGCGCGAGGCGCAGGTCGCCGTCCTGAACGCCGACGATCCGCTCGTCGCGCGGATCCGGCCGCGGGCCCGGCGCTTCGAGTTCTCGCGGGCCGCGCAGCCGGCGCTCGGGGCGTGGCTCAAGGACGACCTCTTCGTCGGGGACGTCAACGGCAAGGGGCCGCGCGTGATCGCGAAGCGCTCGGACCTCGCCCTTCCGGGCGCGCACAACGTCGAGAACGCCCTCGCGGCGCTTGCGGCGACGCTGCCGCTCGGCGTCACGCCCGAGTCGGCCGTCGAGACGTTCCGCGGCTTCCGCGGCCTTCCGCACCGCACGGCTCTCGTGCGGACGCTCGGCGGCGTCACGTGGTGGAACGACTCGAAGGGCACGAACGTCGACGCGACGCTCAAGAGCCTCGAGGGCTTCGACGACGCGCGCGTGCACCTCATCCTGGGTGGCAAGGACAAGGGCGACGACTTCGGCCGGCTCGCGCCTCTCGCGGCGAAGAAAGCGCGGACGATCCTCGCGATCGGCAAGGCCGGCCCCGCGGTCGCCAAGGCGCTCGCGGCGGTGCCGGGCGTCGACGTCGTCCTCGCCGGCACGCTCGAGAAGGCCGTCGAGGAGGCCGCGCGCCGCGCCGGCGCCGGGGACGCCGTGCTCCTCTCGCCCGCGTGCGCGTCCTTCGACCAGTTCCGGAACTTCGAGCACCGCGGCGACGTGTTCGAGGAGCTCGTCCGCGCGCTGCCCGAGCTCGCGGGGAGGGAGCGGTAG
- a CDS encoding UDP-N-acetylmuramate--L-alanine ligase, whose protein sequence is MNFLRVKRLHFVGIGGIGMSGLAELLKSVGLEVTGSDLSEGEQVLRLRTLGIPVFLGHHAENVQGADVVVYSSAVHDSNPEVATARSMGIPVIKRAEMLAEVMRVKRGIAIAGTHGKTTTTSMTGAILMEAGLDPTIIVGGRMREVGTARLGRGEYLVAEADEFDRSFLALSPMLALINNIDLEHLDTYRDMQDLQETFARFARNVPFFGAAILGLDDPHVQEIRPLVSRRVVTYGLTPQADLTARDVVLERTGSRFVAFADREFTGKVSLQIAGLHNIKNALGSLAIARELSIPFATAARALAEFKGVIRRFEKKGEHAGVIVIDDYAHHPTEVAATLAAARQSYPDRRIVALFQPHLYSRTKDMAHLFGAAFLNADVLLVTPVYGSREAPREGVTGALVADAATARGHRAARFIADRKDIAKALEEEMKEGDLLITMGAGDVLHFGEDFLRVKEEQS, encoded by the coding sequence ATGAATTTCCTCAGGGTCAAACGTCTCCATTTCGTCGGGATCGGCGGCATCGGCATGTCGGGCCTCGCCGAGCTTCTCAAGAGCGTGGGCCTCGAGGTGACGGGCTCGGACCTCTCCGAGGGCGAGCAGGTGCTCCGGCTGCGCACGCTCGGCATCCCGGTCTTCCTCGGGCACCACGCGGAGAACGTGCAGGGCGCGGACGTCGTCGTCTACTCGAGCGCCGTCCACGACTCGAACCCCGAGGTCGCGACCGCGCGCAGCATGGGCATCCCCGTCATCAAGCGCGCCGAGATGCTCGCGGAGGTCATGCGCGTCAAGCGCGGGATCGCGATCGCGGGAACGCACGGCAAGACGACGACGACCTCGATGACGGGCGCGATCCTCATGGAGGCCGGGCTCGACCCGACGATCATCGTCGGCGGGCGGATGCGCGAGGTCGGGACGGCGCGCCTCGGGCGCGGCGAGTACCTCGTGGCCGAAGCGGACGAATTCGACCGCTCGTTCCTCGCGCTCTCGCCGATGCTCGCCCTCATCAACAACATCGACCTCGAGCACCTCGACACGTACCGCGACATGCAGGACCTGCAGGAGACGTTCGCGCGCTTCGCGCGGAACGTCCCGTTCTTCGGGGCCGCGATCCTCGGCCTGGACGACCCGCACGTGCAGGAGATCCGCCCGCTCGTCTCGCGCCGCGTCGTGACCTACGGGCTGACGCCCCAGGCGGACCTCACGGCGCGCGACGTCGTCCTCGAGCGCACGGGCTCGCGCTTCGTCGCGTTCGCGGACCGCGAGTTCACGGGAAAAGTGTCGCTCCAGATCGCCGGCCTCCACAACATCAAGAACGCGCTCGGGTCCCTCGCCATCGCGCGGGAGCTCTCGATCCCGTTCGCGACGGCCGCGCGCGCTCTCGCCGAATTCAAGGGCGTCATCCGGCGCTTCGAGAAGAAGGGCGAGCACGCGGGCGTGATCGTGATCGACGACTACGCGCACCACCCGACCGAGGTCGCGGCCACGCTCGCTGCGGCCCGACAGTCCTATCCCGACCGGCGGATCGTCGCGCTCTTCCAGCCGCACCTGTACTCGCGGACGAAGGACATGGCGCACCTGTTCGGCGCCGCGTTCCTGAACGCGGACGTCCTCCTCGTGACGCCGGTCTACGGCTCGCGGGAAGCCCCGCGCGAGGGCGTCACGGGCGCGCTCGTCGCCGACGCGGCGACGGCGCGCGGCCACCGCGCCGCACGCTTCATCGCGGACCGCAAGGACATCGCGAAGGCGCTGGAGGAAGAGATGAAGGAGGGAGACCTCCTCATCACGATGGGCGCCGGCGACGTGTTGCATTTCGGAGAAGACTTTCTTCGAGTGAAAGAGGAACAAAGCTGA
- the murG gene encoding undecaprenyldiphospho-muramoylpentapeptide beta-N-acetylglucosaminyltransferase gives MTNAAHSPATGGFLIAGGGTGGHVFPALALAGEIRRRRPDAPIVFVGTRRGLETDLVPRAGWPLEFVRAKGLVGKGARARLEGLLALPLALADSIGILGRHAPRTVVGVGGYASGPLVATAWARRIPTVIHEQNAVPGLTNRLLSRIATRITAGTDAGAARLGGVAVGNPVRGEFFEAPSLGARETPRRMRLLVVGGSQGAAILNRLVPGALARVDGAGVRFAAIHQTGKGRAADVAAAYGRHAFSVSAVSPVEFVDDMAKAYADADLIVARAGAMTVAEIAAAGRPAVLVPFAGATHGHQEANARALEAQGAAVVLTEAQATEQSVGDAVAALLGDPARLLAMGEAARRAAKPDAAARLCEIVFEAEASQR, from the coding sequence ATGACGAACGCCGCGCACTCCCCGGCCACGGGCGGCTTCCTGATCGCGGGCGGCGGCACGGGCGGGCACGTGTTTCCCGCGCTCGCCCTCGCGGGCGAGATCCGGCGGCGGCGGCCCGACGCGCCGATCGTATTCGTCGGCACGCGCCGCGGCCTCGAGACGGACCTCGTCCCGCGCGCGGGCTGGCCGCTCGAGTTCGTCCGCGCGAAGGGCCTCGTCGGCAAGGGCGCGAGGGCGCGGCTCGAGGGCCTCCTTGCGCTCCCGCTCGCGCTCGCCGACTCGATCGGCATCCTCGGGCGCCACGCGCCGCGGACCGTGGTCGGCGTCGGCGGCTACGCCTCGGGACCGCTCGTCGCGACCGCGTGGGCGCGGCGCATCCCGACCGTCATCCACGAGCAGAACGCGGTGCCCGGACTGACGAACCGGCTTCTCTCGCGCATCGCGACGCGCATCACGGCCGGCACGGACGCCGGCGCCGCGCGCCTGGGCGGCGTGGCGGTTGGGAATCCGGTGAGAGGGGAATTCTTCGAGGCTCCCTCTCTCGGGGCGCGCGAGACGCCGCGCCGGATGCGTCTGCTCGTGGTGGGGGGCAGCCAGGGGGCCGCGATCCTGAACCGCCTCGTCCCGGGCGCGCTCGCGCGCGTGGACGGAGCCGGCGTGCGGTTCGCGGCGATTCACCAGACCGGAAAAGGCCGCGCGGCGGACGTCGCCGCCGCGTACGGCAGGCACGCGTTCTCCGTCTCGGCCGTTTCGCCCGTCGAATTCGTGGATGACATGGCGAAGGCGTACGCGGACGCGGATCTGATCGTGGCCCGCGCCGGCGCGATGACGGTCGCCGAGATCGCGGCCGCCGGCCGCCCGGCCGTCCTCGTGCCGTTCGCGGGCGCGACGCACGGCCACCAGGAGGCGAACGCGCGCGCTCTCGAGGCGCAGGGCGCGGCCGTCGTTCTCACGGAGGCGCAGGCGACGGAGCAGAGCGTGGGCGACGCCGTGGCGGCGCTTCTCGGGGATCCCGCGCGGCTCCTCGCGATGGGGGAAGCCGCGCGCAGGGCCGCGAAGCCGGACGCCGCGGCGCGGCTGTGCGAAATCGTGTTCGAAGCGGAAGCGAGTCAGCGATGA